The following proteins are encoded in a genomic region of Salminus brasiliensis chromosome 17, fSalBra1.hap2, whole genome shotgun sequence:
- the chrna4b gene encoding neuronal acetylcholine receptor subunit alpha-4b isoform X1: protein MSPARSFQIILIFYLQHSYVCTLTPARAHAEERLLQVLFSHYNKLSRPVANISDVVLVHFGLSIAQLIDVDEKNQMMTTNVWVKQEWSDYKLRWNPEEYENVTSIRIPSELIWRPDIVLYNNADGDFAVTHLTKAQLFHDGRIKWKPPAIYKSSCSIDVTFFPFDQQNCTMKFGSWTYDQAKIDLVSMDNDVDQMDYWESGEWVIINAVGMYNTKKYECCTEIYPDITYYFIIRRLPLFYTINLIIPCLLISCLTVLVFYLPSECAEKITLCISVLLSLTVFLLLITEIIPSTSLVIPLIGEYLLFTMIFVTLSIIITVFVLNVHHRSSRTHRMPHWVRQLFLHLVPRYLFMKRPPASGKRNCRKLIEMMHRPVVPQAMLLGTTALPPSENPCSDAGTVPASPAGGQQQEPTTKAPLFCSSPSSQYSILQEEPPQVPRTPVLRYPQAHNSSTSSPSLSPDTPLGSLLHTLPLTEICELYCHSAESVFVDTKEGLHEPETLRHCRKHEGGAAIQTHCSAEGGGCTRHKLLDTQNSSSTNCSKEPKAEEVDSPISQSLLRALEGVQYIADHLRAEDSDFSVREDWKYVAMVIDRIFLWMFVLVCILGTAGLFLPPWLAGMI from the exons ATGAGTCCAGCCAGGAGCTTCCAGATCATCCTGATCTTCTACCTTCAGCACAGTTACG TGTGCACACTCACTCCAGCACGTGCCCATGCAGAGGAGAGACTGCTGCAGGTTTTATTTAGCCACTACAACAAGCTCTCTCGTCCTGTAGCGAACATCTCCGATGTGGTGCTGGTCCACTTCGGCCTCTCCATTGCGCAACTCATCGATGTA GATGAGAAGAACCAAATGATGACCACCAATGTGTGGGTGAAACAG GAATGGAGCGATTACAAGCTGCGCTGGAACCCTGAGGAGTATGAGAATGTCACCTCCATCAGAATCCCCTCTGAGCTCATCTGGAGACCTGATATTGTGCTTTATAACAA tGCTGATGGAGATTTTGCCGTGACACACCTCACTAAAGCCCAGCTGTTTCATGATGGCAGAATCAAATGGAAACCTCCAGCTATATACAAAAGCTCCTGCAGTATTGACGTCACCTTCTTCCCTTTCGATCAGCAGAACTGCACCATGAAGTTTGGATCGTGGACGTACGACCAGGCCAAGATCGACCTGGTGAGCATGGACAATGACGTAGACCAGATGGACTACTGGGAGAGCGGGGAGTGGGTCATCATCAATGCTGTGGGAATGTACAACACCAAGAAGTACGAGTGCTGCACAGAAATCTACCCCGACATCACCTATTACTTCATCATTCGCCGTCTTCCTCTCTTCTACACCATCAATCTCATCATCCCGTGcctgctgatctcctgcttgACTGTCCTGGTGTTCTACCTGCCCTCAGAGTGTGCTGAGAAGATCACACTGTGTATCTCTGTCCTCCTCTCCCTTACTGTCTTCCTCTTGCTCATCACAGAGATCATCCCTTCGACCTCCCTGGTCATCCCCCTCATCGGAGAATACCTCCTCTTCACCATGATCTTTGTCACGCTCTCCATCATCATAACAGTGTTTGTGCTCAACGTTCACCACCGTTCCTCCCGCACGCACCGCATGCCTCACTGGGTACGGCAACTCTTCCTCCACCTGGTGCCTCGCTACCTGTTCATGAAGCGTCCGCCTGCTTCTGGCAAGAGGAATTGCCGGAAGCTCATCGAGATGATGCACAGGCCAGTGGTGCCACAGGCCATGTTGCTAGGAACCACCGCCCTTCCTCCCTCTGAGAACCCTTGCTCCGATGCAGGTACGGTCCCTGCTTCTCCGGCAGGTGGGCAACAGCAGGAGCCGACTACCAAAGCTCCTCTTTTCTGCAGCTCCCCCAGCAGCCAGTACTCCATCCTGCAAGAGGAACCCCCTCAGGTGCCCCGCACACCTGTACTCAGGTACCCTCAAGCACACAACTCCTCCACCTCCAGCCCCTCCTTATCTCCGGACACTCCCCTTGGCTCCCTGCTTCACACGCTGCCCCTCACTGAAATATGTGAACTCTACTGTCACAGTGCTGAAAGTGTATTTGTAGATACCAAGGAAGGCTTGCACGAGCCGGAGACTCTTCGTCACTGTCGCAAGCATGAGGGGGGAGCAGCCATACAAACCCACTGTAGTGCAGAGGGGGGTGGATGCACAAGACATAAACTCCTTGACACACAAAACTCAAGCTCCACCAACTGCAGCAAAGAACCCAAAGCAGAAGAAGTGGACAGTCCAATATCCCAGTCGCTGCTGCGGGCCCTCGAGGGAGTCCAGTACATCGCAGACCACCTCAGAGCTGAAGATTCTGACTTTTCA GTAAGAGAAGACTGGAAATACGTTGCCATGGTGATCGATAGAATATTCCTCTGGATGTTTGTGCTGGTGTGTATTCTAGGGACAGCTGGACTGTTTCTTCCTCCCTGGCTGGCTGGAATGATCTAG
- the chrna4b gene encoding neuronal acetylcholine receptor subunit alpha-4b isoform X2 encodes MSMWFSLALSVCTLTPARAHAEERLLQVLFSHYNKLSRPVANISDVVLVHFGLSIAQLIDVDEKNQMMTTNVWVKQEWSDYKLRWNPEEYENVTSIRIPSELIWRPDIVLYNNADGDFAVTHLTKAQLFHDGRIKWKPPAIYKSSCSIDVTFFPFDQQNCTMKFGSWTYDQAKIDLVSMDNDVDQMDYWESGEWVIINAVGMYNTKKYECCTEIYPDITYYFIIRRLPLFYTINLIIPCLLISCLTVLVFYLPSECAEKITLCISVLLSLTVFLLLITEIIPSTSLVIPLIGEYLLFTMIFVTLSIIITVFVLNVHHRSSRTHRMPHWVRQLFLHLVPRYLFMKRPPASGKRNCRKLIEMMHRPVVPQAMLLGTTALPPSENPCSDAGTVPASPAGGQQQEPTTKAPLFCSSPSSQYSILQEEPPQVPRTPVLRYPQAHNSSTSSPSLSPDTPLGSLPISQSLLRALEGVQYIADHLRAEDSDFSVREDWKYVAMVIDRIFLWMFVLVCILGTAGLFLPPWLAGMI; translated from the exons ATGTCTATGTGGTTTTCTCTGGCTCTTTCAGTGTGCACACTCACTCCAGCACGTGCCCATGCAGAGGAGAGACTGCTGCAGGTTTTATTTAGCCACTACAACAAGCTCTCTCGTCCTGTAGCGAACATCTCCGATGTGGTGCTGGTCCACTTCGGCCTCTCCATTGCGCAACTCATCGATGTA GATGAGAAGAACCAAATGATGACCACCAATGTGTGGGTGAAACAG GAATGGAGCGATTACAAGCTGCGCTGGAACCCTGAGGAGTATGAGAATGTCACCTCCATCAGAATCCCCTCTGAGCTCATCTGGAGACCTGATATTGTGCTTTATAACAA tGCTGATGGAGATTTTGCCGTGACACACCTCACTAAAGCCCAGCTGTTTCATGATGGCAGAATCAAATGGAAACCTCCAGCTATATACAAAAGCTCCTGCAGTATTGACGTCACCTTCTTCCCTTTCGATCAGCAGAACTGCACCATGAAGTTTGGATCGTGGACGTACGACCAGGCCAAGATCGACCTGGTGAGCATGGACAATGACGTAGACCAGATGGACTACTGGGAGAGCGGGGAGTGGGTCATCATCAATGCTGTGGGAATGTACAACACCAAGAAGTACGAGTGCTGCACAGAAATCTACCCCGACATCACCTATTACTTCATCATTCGCCGTCTTCCTCTCTTCTACACCATCAATCTCATCATCCCGTGcctgctgatctcctgcttgACTGTCCTGGTGTTCTACCTGCCCTCAGAGTGTGCTGAGAAGATCACACTGTGTATCTCTGTCCTCCTCTCCCTTACTGTCTTCCTCTTGCTCATCACAGAGATCATCCCTTCGACCTCCCTGGTCATCCCCCTCATCGGAGAATACCTCCTCTTCACCATGATCTTTGTCACGCTCTCCATCATCATAACAGTGTTTGTGCTCAACGTTCACCACCGTTCCTCCCGCACGCACCGCATGCCTCACTGGGTACGGCAACTCTTCCTCCACCTGGTGCCTCGCTACCTGTTCATGAAGCGTCCGCCTGCTTCTGGCAAGAGGAATTGCCGGAAGCTCATCGAGATGATGCACAGGCCAGTGGTGCCACAGGCCATGTTGCTAGGAACCACCGCCCTTCCTCCCTCTGAGAACCCTTGCTCCGATGCAGGTACGGTCCCTGCTTCTCCGGCAGGTGGGCAACAGCAGGAGCCGACTACCAAAGCTCCTCTTTTCTGCAGCTCCCCCAGCAGCCAGTACTCCATCCTGCAAGAGGAACCCCCTCAGGTGCCCCGCACACCTGTACTCAGGTACCCTCAAGCACACAACTCCTCCACCTCCAGCCCCTCCTTATCTCCGGACACTCCCCTTGGCTCCCT TCCAATATCCCAGTCGCTGCTGCGGGCCCTCGAGGGAGTCCAGTACATCGCAGACCACCTCAGAGCTGAAGATTCTGACTTTTCA GTAAGAGAAGACTGGAAATACGTTGCCATGGTGATCGATAGAATATTCCTCTGGATGTTTGTGCTGGTGTGTATTCTAGGGACAGCTGGACTGTTTCTTCCTCCCTGGCTGGCTGGAATGATCTAG
- the chrna4b gene encoding neuronal acetylcholine receptor subunit alpha-4b isoform X3, with protein MSMWFSLALSVCTLTPARAHAEERLLQVLFSHYNKLSRPVANISDVVLVHFGLSIAQLIDVDEKNQMMTTNVWVKQEWSDYKLRWNPEEYENVTSIRIPSELIWRPDIVLYNNADGDFAVTHLTKAQLFHDGRIKWKPPAIYKSSCSIDVTFFPFDQQNCTMKFGSWTYDQAKIDLVSMDNDVDQMDYWESGEWVIINAVGMYNTKKYECCTEIYPDITYYFIIRRLPLFYTINLIIPCLLISCLTVLVFYLPSECAEKITLCISVLLSLTVFLLLITEIIPSTSLVIPLIGEYLLFTMIFVTLSIIITVFVLNVHHRSSRTHRMPHWVRQLFLHLVPRYLFMKRPPASGKRNCRKLIEMMHRPVVPQAMLLGTTALPPSENPCSDAGTVPASPAGGQQQEPTTKAPLFCSSPSSQYSILQEEPPQVPRTPVLRYPQAHNSSTSKPKAEEVDSPISQSLLRALEGVQYIADHLRAEDSDFSVREDWKYVAMVIDRIFLWMFVLVCILGTAGLFLPPWLAGMI; from the exons ATGTCTATGTGGTTTTCTCTGGCTCTTTCAGTGTGCACACTCACTCCAGCACGTGCCCATGCAGAGGAGAGACTGCTGCAGGTTTTATTTAGCCACTACAACAAGCTCTCTCGTCCTGTAGCGAACATCTCCGATGTGGTGCTGGTCCACTTCGGCCTCTCCATTGCGCAACTCATCGATGTA GATGAGAAGAACCAAATGATGACCACCAATGTGTGGGTGAAACAG GAATGGAGCGATTACAAGCTGCGCTGGAACCCTGAGGAGTATGAGAATGTCACCTCCATCAGAATCCCCTCTGAGCTCATCTGGAGACCTGATATTGTGCTTTATAACAA tGCTGATGGAGATTTTGCCGTGACACACCTCACTAAAGCCCAGCTGTTTCATGATGGCAGAATCAAATGGAAACCTCCAGCTATATACAAAAGCTCCTGCAGTATTGACGTCACCTTCTTCCCTTTCGATCAGCAGAACTGCACCATGAAGTTTGGATCGTGGACGTACGACCAGGCCAAGATCGACCTGGTGAGCATGGACAATGACGTAGACCAGATGGACTACTGGGAGAGCGGGGAGTGGGTCATCATCAATGCTGTGGGAATGTACAACACCAAGAAGTACGAGTGCTGCACAGAAATCTACCCCGACATCACCTATTACTTCATCATTCGCCGTCTTCCTCTCTTCTACACCATCAATCTCATCATCCCGTGcctgctgatctcctgcttgACTGTCCTGGTGTTCTACCTGCCCTCAGAGTGTGCTGAGAAGATCACACTGTGTATCTCTGTCCTCCTCTCCCTTACTGTCTTCCTCTTGCTCATCACAGAGATCATCCCTTCGACCTCCCTGGTCATCCCCCTCATCGGAGAATACCTCCTCTTCACCATGATCTTTGTCACGCTCTCCATCATCATAACAGTGTTTGTGCTCAACGTTCACCACCGTTCCTCCCGCACGCACCGCATGCCTCACTGGGTACGGCAACTCTTCCTCCACCTGGTGCCTCGCTACCTGTTCATGAAGCGTCCGCCTGCTTCTGGCAAGAGGAATTGCCGGAAGCTCATCGAGATGATGCACAGGCCAGTGGTGCCACAGGCCATGTTGCTAGGAACCACCGCCCTTCCTCCCTCTGAGAACCCTTGCTCCGATGCAGGTACGGTCCCTGCTTCTCCGGCAGGTGGGCAACAGCAGGAGCCGACTACCAAAGCTCCTCTTTTCTGCAGCTCCCCCAGCAGCCAGTACTCCATCCTGCAAGAGGAACCCCCTCAGGTGCCCCGCACACCTGTACTCAGGTACCCTCAAGCACACAACTCCTCCACCTCCA AACCCAAAGCAGAAGAAGTGGACAGTCCAATATCCCAGTCGCTGCTGCGGGCCCTCGAGGGAGTCCAGTACATCGCAGACCACCTCAGAGCTGAAGATTCTGACTTTTCA GTAAGAGAAGACTGGAAATACGTTGCCATGGTGATCGATAGAATATTCCTCTGGATGTTTGTGCTGGTGTGTATTCTAGGGACAGCTGGACTGTTTCTTCCTCCCTGGCTGGCTGGAATGATCTAG
- the zgpat gene encoding zinc finger CCCH-type with G patch domain-containing protein translates to MDEGSLEQAIQTYNAQLQQVEAALACGLGASEQADLLKLKEDLVQLIELTESSLVSVKKSQLFASIEDSQTKQAAPAEGQEQCKEGNLDAEFAAFYSELSESAGEVAQSPRPDDDDEEEEEEEEEEEEEDLSGTKVRAPYRTSWGTLEYHNAMVVCSEEPDGNEARVRVLYLHPTHKSIKPCPFFLEGKCLFMESCRYSHGEVVCVSELRDFLEADLTNMQAGSSCLAKHEDGIWYPARITEIEGGFYTVKFDSLLLKEAVLEADSVIPPLRPDESSSSSSDSEDDSEECETGYAKVFSSSKEENTGQVNSSEFCGWEAHTRGIGSKLLLKMGYELGKGLGKTLSGRVEPVQAVVLPKGRSLDQCAELTQRKTRSAITKDNPASGKRKMKRKKTSTSTRPNVFDFLNSKLGDDTGSAAGPSVSCSVSGVEAYQGGKSTKRSLNVQLFQATERVSQVEKEIQRLTESLNRRNGRDAKVTSRMEEKLSASRKLLQQLKAQEQCIQRAQKKADTHKKMTEF, encoded by the exons ATGGATGAAGGCAGCCTGGAACAAGCCATTCAGACCTACAATGCCCAGCTTCAGCAGGTGGAGGCTGCGCTGGCCTGTGGTCTGGGTGCTTCTGAGCAGGCTGACCTGCTGAAGTTAAAGGAAGATCTAGTACAGCTTATTGAGCTCACCGAGTCCAGCTTGGTTTCAGTCAAGAAGAGCCAACTTTTTGCATCAATTGAGGATTCCCAAACAAAGCAGGCTGCACCAGCTGAAGGCCAAGAGCAGTGTAAAGAGGGTAATTTGGATGCTGAGTTTGCAGCCTTCTATTCTGAACTGTCTGAGAGTGCTGGGGAGGTAGCACAGAGTCCCAgacctgatgatgatgatgaggaggaggaggaggaggaggaggaagaagaggaagaagatttAAGTGGTACTAAAGTACGAGCACCTTATCGCACGTCTTGGGGAACACTTGAGTACCATAATGCCATGGTAGTTTGCTCAGAGGAACCAGATGGGAATGAGGCTCGGGTGAGAGTACTTTACCTCCATCCTACACACAAGTCAATAAAGCCCTGCCCATTCTTTCTGGAAGGGAAGTGTCTCTTCATGGAGAGCTGCAg GTACTCTCATGGGGAGGTGGTATGTGTGTCCGAGTTGAGGGACTTTCTTGAAGCAGATCTTACAAACATGCAGGCAGGATCCTCATGTTTGGCCAAGCATGAAGATGGCATCTGGTATCCTGCCAGAATCACAG AGATCGAAGGTGGCTTTTACACTGTTAAATTTGATTCATTGCTGCTGAAGGAGGCTGTCCTGGAGGCTGATAGTGTTATTCCTCCTTTGCGACCGGACgagtcctcctcttcctcctctgacTCGGAAGATGACTCTGAGGAATGTGAAACTGGCTATGCAAAAG TTTTCAGCTCTTCTAAAGAGGAGAACACTGGCCAAGTGAACAGCTCTGAGTTCTGTGGCTGGGAAGCCCATACCCGTGGCATTGGTTCCAAGCTTTTGCTGAAGATGGGTTATGAGTTAGGGAAGG GTTTGGGAAAGACGCTTTCGGGTCGTGTGGAACCAGTGCAGGCTGTGGTTCTCCCCAAAGGCCGGTCATTGGACCAGTGTGCTGAGTTGACTCAGCGGAAGACTCGCTCTGCCATCACAAAAGACAATCCAGCCTCTGGCAAACGGAAAATGAAAAGGAAGAAGACCTCTACTTCAACACGGCCCAACGTATTTGACTTTTTAAACTCTAAGCTGGGAGATGATActggttctgctgctggtccttcAGTTAGCTGTTCGGTCAGTGGAGTGGAGGCCTACCAAGGAGGAAAGAGCACCAAACGCTCCCTTAatgtccagctctttcaggccACGGAGAGAGTGAGCCAGGTGGAGAAAGAAATCCAGCGGCTCACTGAGTCTCTGAACAGGCGAAATGGAAG GGATGCCAAAGTGACGAGCCGTATGGAGGAGAAGCTCTCAGCATCTCGCAAGCTGCTGCAGCAGCTGAAAGCTCAGGAGCAGTGCATCCAGAGAGCTCAGAAGAAAGCAGACACTCATAAGAAAATGACTGAATTTTGA